A single region of the Gilliamella apis genome encodes:
- a CDS encoding FtsQ-type POTRA domain-containing protein gives MKKVRQAAHKHQNQSRRKLLVFRNTEQMLGFLFLLVIVVICGWAVNCIKDWMEDPDQMVLSQLTLSGDYTYTTEDDLRQAILGLGLPNTYIGQDVDDIQQEIMRYPWVKQASVRKQWPDRLIVYIEEYKPAFYWNDLYLLDKNGSTFSVPLDRLKDLSLPRLYSPEGKAKSMLETYFRLEDISKKWANNKSTLTIQAAISDERNAWQLMVKQCKVDLCSENEEIKLILGSEKIEQRYQQFIKLFPEIQSRIPDGEKITAADLRYENGISVQREKISQ, from the coding sequence ATGAAAAAAGTCCGACAAGCAGCGCATAAACATCAAAACCAGAGTAGAAGAAAGTTGCTTGTTTTTCGCAATACAGAACAAATGCTAGGCTTTTTGTTCTTACTTGTAATAGTTGTTATTTGTGGATGGGCTGTCAATTGTATTAAAGATTGGATGGAAGATCCTGATCAGATGGTATTATCACAATTGACCTTAAGTGGTGATTATACTTATACGACAGAAGATGATCTTAGACAAGCAATTCTGGGATTAGGTTTACCAAATACTTATATTGGCCAAGATGTTGATGATATTCAGCAAGAAATTATGCGATATCCTTGGGTAAAACAAGCAAGTGTTCGTAAACAGTGGCCCGACAGGTTGATTGTATACATTGAAGAATATAAACCTGCGTTTTACTGGAATGATTTATATTTACTTGATAAAAATGGTAGTACTTTTAGTGTGCCATTGGATCGTTTGAAAGATTTATCATTGCCGAGACTTTATAGTCCTGAAGGTAAAGCCAAGTCAATGTTAGAAACTTATTTTAGATTAGAGGATATCTCTAAAAAATGGGCTAATAATAAATCTACTTTGACAATTCAGGCGGCAATATCGGATGAACGTAATGCATGGCAATTAATGGTAAAGCAATGTAAAGTTGATTTATGTTCTGAAAATGAGGAAATAAAATTGATATTAGGTAGTGAAAAAATAGAACAACGTTATCAACAATTTATCAAATTATTTCCAGAAATTCAGTCAAGAATACCCGATGGTGAAAAAATAACGGCTGCTGATTTACGTTATGAAAATGGTATTTCAGTGCAACGAGAAAAAATCTCTCAATAA
- the murD gene encoding UDP-N-acetylmuramoyl-L-alanine--D-glutamate ligase, with protein sequence MVDYQGKKIVIIGLGITGLSCVDYFLAQNVIPKVIDTRTSPSGLEQLDERVRYHLGNLNTDWLFEADLIIASPGIALSTPELQKAAKLGIEIIGDVELFCREVNQQKNKKVIAITGANGKTTVTTLVGDIVKAADIKVGVGGNIGEPALSLLQQNCDVYVLELSSFQLETTSSLQASVATILNISEDHMDRYPLGLMQYTEAKQRIYHNAKCCVINYDDKLTKPSGKQHHCVSFGLNSGDYHLDEKYEHLIAKNQPVLSTKSMKLIGCHNYLNALAALAIADNLQIPRDSSLQTISNFQGLPHRFELVFDCNNVKWINDSKATNVGSTEAALKSVICNGKLFLLLGGDGKSADFTPLIPYLKSRNIEIFCFGRDRDLLANLAPEITTVTRTMSEAMQCIAKKIVANDVVLLSPACASLDQFKNYIERGNLFAQLAKQYGSRSDE encoded by the coding sequence ATGGTTGATTATCAAGGTAAAAAAATTGTTATTATCGGATTAGGTATTACAGGATTATCCTGCGTTGACTATTTTCTTGCTCAAAATGTTATACCGAAAGTAATTGATACTCGTACCTCTCCTTCTGGATTAGAACAATTAGATGAGCGTGTTAGGTATCATTTAGGTAATTTAAATACTGATTGGTTGTTTGAGGCTGACTTGATTATTGCCAGTCCTGGTATTGCTTTATCTACACCTGAATTACAAAAAGCCGCAAAACTCGGAATTGAGATTATTGGCGATGTTGAACTTTTTTGCCGTGAAGTCAATCAACAAAAAAATAAAAAAGTTATTGCTATTACTGGGGCAAATGGTAAAACGACTGTCACAACTTTGGTTGGTGATATTGTAAAAGCCGCGGATATAAAAGTTGGTGTGGGTGGCAATATTGGTGAACCCGCTTTATCATTATTGCAACAAAACTGTGATGTTTATGTTCTTGAACTATCAAGTTTTCAATTAGAAACAACATCAAGTTTACAAGCTTCAGTGGCAACGATTTTGAATATTTCTGAAGACCATATGGATCGTTATCCACTAGGATTGATGCAATATACTGAAGCGAAACAACGAATTTATCATAATGCAAAATGTTGTGTTATTAACTATGATGATAAATTGACTAAACCGTCTGGTAAACAACACCATTGTGTCTCATTTGGATTAAATAGTGGAGACTATCATTTAGATGAGAAGTATGAACATTTAATTGCAAAAAATCAGCCTGTTTTATCAACTAAATCAATGAAACTAATCGGCTGTCATAATTATCTGAATGCATTAGCAGCCTTAGCTATTGCTGATAATTTACAAATCCCACGTGATTCAAGCTTACAAACAATTTCTAATTTTCAAGGTTTACCACATCGTTTTGAATTAGTCTTTGATTGCAATAATGTCAAATGGATTAATGATTCTAAAGCCACTAATGTAGGTAGTACCGAAGCGGCATTGAAAAGTGTTATATGTAATGGAAAACTATTTTTATTGTTAGGTGGCGATGGTAAATCAGCAGACTTTACCCCTTTGATTCCTTATTTAAAAAGTAGGAATATCGAAATTTTCTGTTTTGGCCGAGATCGAGATTTGCTAGCAAATTTAGCTCCTGAAATCACAACTGTTACGCGAACTATGTCCGAAGCCATGCAGTGTATAGCTAAAAAAATAGTCGCAAATGATGTTGTATTACTCTCACCTGCTTGTGCAAGTTTAGACCAATTTAAAAATTATATTGAGCGTGGAAATCTATTTGCACAACTTGCCAAACAGTACGGTTCAAGGAGTGATGAATGA
- the ftsW gene encoding cell division protein FtsW gives MTLFWIKKQVNPNIPFDNQLLWTVIGLMVFGLIMVTSSSMAFNESDPFFYTQRELIQIGMSLFLMCITLYIPMQRWQQFGSVLLILSIVMLIVVLGIGSSINGASRWIPLGVFNFQPAELSKLSLFLFLAGYLARKSEEVQSGFWGFFKPMVVMAVLSILLLKQPDLGTVIVLFMVTIGILFIAGAQLWQFIAILLTGVGAVVCLILYESYRLTRLMTFLDPWQDATGAGYQLVASLMAIGNGGITGQGIGNSIFKLRYLPECHTDFIFSIISEEYGYIGVAALLLLLFFLTFKALAIGYRALNEGSQFSGYLACEIGIWFGFQSFVNVGVTSGMLPTKGLTLPFISYGGSSLIVMSIAVAILLRIDFEFRQQQTQARIRSIK, from the coding sequence ATGACATTATTTTGGATAAAAAAACAAGTGAATCCAAATATTCCATTTGATAACCAATTACTTTGGACTGTAATTGGTTTAATGGTATTTGGTTTAATTATGGTGACATCTTCATCAATGGCGTTTAATGAGAGTGATCCATTCTTCTATACGCAACGAGAGTTGATTCAAATTGGAATGTCGCTCTTTTTAATGTGTATAACGTTATATATTCCGATGCAACGTTGGCAACAATTTGGATCAGTTTTATTAATTCTTTCAATTGTTATGTTGATAGTTGTTTTAGGGATTGGCTCTTCAATTAACGGTGCGTCTCGTTGGATCCCATTAGGTGTTTTTAATTTTCAGCCAGCTGAACTTTCTAAATTATCGTTATTTTTATTTTTAGCTGGTTATTTAGCCCGTAAGTCAGAAGAAGTCCAAAGCGGCTTTTGGGGCTTTTTTAAACCTATGGTTGTTATGGCGGTTTTGTCAATTTTGTTACTCAAACAACCTGATTTAGGTACTGTAATTGTATTATTCATGGTAACAATAGGCATCTTGTTTATTGCTGGCGCTCAATTATGGCAATTTATTGCGATTTTACTAACTGGAGTTGGTGCTGTAGTTTGCCTTATTTTATATGAGTCTTATCGTTTAACACGTTTAATGACTTTTCTTGATCCGTGGCAAGATGCAACTGGTGCTGGTTATCAGCTAGTTGCATCGTTAATGGCAATTGGTAATGGTGGTATTACTGGACAAGGCATTGGTAATTCTATTTTTAAATTACGTTATTTACCTGAATGTCATACCGATTTTATTTTCTCAATTATTTCAGAAGAGTATGGATATATTGGTGTTGCTGCATTATTGTTATTACTCTTCTTTTTAACTTTTAAAGCATTAGCAATTGGTTATCGAGCTTTGAATGAAGGTTCCCAATTTTCAGGCTATTTGGCTTGTGAAATTGGTATTTGGTTTGGATTTCAATCTTTTGTTAATGTCGGTGTCACCTCCGGTATGTTACCGACAAAAGGTTTAACCTTGCCGTTTATTAGTTATGGAGGCTCAAGCCTTATTGTGATGAGTATTGCGGTTGCAATATTACTGAGAATAGATTTTGAGTTTAGACAACAACAAACTCAAGCAAGAATAAGGTCGATAAAATAA
- the ftsZ gene encoding cell division protein FtsZ, translated as MFEPMVADDEPAAVIKVIGVGGGGGNAVEHMIAEHIEGVEFFAANTDAQALKRIKVGQTIQIGNNVTKGLGAGANPEVGRNSAEEDRDVIRSAIEGADMVFIAAGMGGGTGTGAAPVVAEIAKELGILTVAVVTKPFGFEGKKRMAFAEQGIAELAKHVDSLITIPNDKLLKVLGRGVKLLDAFAAANGVLKGAVQGIAELITKPGHINVDFADVRTVMSEMGYAMMGSGRATGDNRAEEAAEMAISSPLLEDIDLSGARGVLVNVTAGLDLGLEEFETVGSTVRAFASDNATVVVGTTFDPDMSDEIRVTVVATGIGMDKRPEVKITKPAAHHGSLFGQTSHLPLQQEEASISKVVNEPDVSPIEERKILDIPAFIRKQAN; from the coding sequence ATGTTTGAGCCTATGGTTGCGGATGATGAGCCAGCAGCTGTCATTAAAGTTATTGGTGTCGGTGGCGGCGGCGGTAATGCTGTTGAGCATATGATTGCTGAACATATTGAAGGCGTTGAGTTTTTTGCAGCAAATACTGATGCACAAGCATTAAAAAGAATAAAAGTTGGTCAAACTATCCAAATCGGAAATAATGTTACCAAAGGACTTGGTGCTGGCGCTAATCCAGAAGTTGGCAGAAACTCAGCAGAAGAGGATCGTGATGTTATTCGTAGTGCGATTGAAGGTGCCGATATGGTCTTCATTGCAGCCGGTATGGGTGGCGGAACGGGTACTGGTGCTGCACCAGTTGTTGCTGAAATTGCTAAAGAATTAGGTATTTTAACTGTTGCTGTAGTTACAAAACCTTTTGGATTTGAAGGTAAAAAACGCATGGCTTTTGCTGAGCAAGGTATTGCTGAGTTAGCTAAACATGTTGATTCTCTTATTACAATTCCAAATGATAAATTATTAAAAGTTTTAGGTCGTGGCGTTAAATTATTAGATGCATTTGCAGCAGCAAATGGCGTATTAAAAGGCGCAGTGCAAGGTATCGCCGAACTAATTACTAAACCTGGTCACATCAACGTTGACTTTGCTGACGTTAGAACTGTCATGTCAGAGATGGGCTATGCGATGATGGGTTCTGGTCGTGCAACTGGTGATAATCGAGCTGAAGAAGCAGCTGAAATGGCTATTTCAAGTCCTTTACTTGAAGATATTGATTTATCAGGTGCTCGTGGTGTATTAGTTAATGTTACCGCAGGCCTTGACCTTGGTCTTGAAGAGTTCGAAACAGTAGGTAGCACCGTAAGAGCATTTGCTTCTGATAATGCTACTGTTGTTGTGGGTACAACTTTTGACCCAGATATGTCAGATGAGATTAGAGTGACTGTGGTTGCTACAGGTATTGGAATGGATAAACGTCCAGAAGTTAAAATAACTAAACCAGCTGCTCATCACGGCTCATTGTTTGGTCAAACTAGTCATTTGCCTTTACAACAAGAAGAAGCATCAATATCTAAGGTTGTAAACGAACCTGATGTATCTCCTATTGAGGAGCGTAAAATTTTAGATATTCCTGCATTTATTCGTAAGCAGGCTAATTAG
- the murC gene encoding UDP-N-acetylmuramate--L-alanine ligase yields the protein MNTKELAELRAIIPEMKRVKHIHFVGIGGAGMGGIAEVLANEGYQISGSDIAENPVTQHLETLGAKIVIGHAAENVLSASVVVISSAISQDNIEVIAAREARIPVIQRAEMLAELMRFRYGIAIAGTHGKTTTTAMVTSIYAEAKLDPTFVNGGLVKAAGTHARLGSSRYFIAEADESDASFLHLQPMVSIVTNVEPDHMDTYQGSVENLKQTFISFLRNLPFYGLAVMCYDDPINRELLPVVGRKIITYGFSEEADVVIKNYRQERGVSYYTVCRPDRDDLHIELNAPGKHNALNSAAAIIAATEDGIDDDSIVRALAKFAGTSRRFDLLGIFPYGNDKDIMMVDDYGHHPSEVNATIQAARNGWPDRRLVMLFQPHRYTRTRDLFDDFAQVLSQVDALVMLDVYSAGEQPIAGADSRSLCRSIRNRGKVDPIYVSDLDLVPEIMKEILQGGDLLLTQGAGSVGRIARQLAGSQLFSKGVL from the coding sequence GTGAATACTAAGGAATTAGCTGAATTAAGAGCAATCATTCCAGAAATGAAACGAGTCAAACATATCCATTTTGTTGGTATTGGTGGCGCGGGCATGGGCGGTATTGCTGAAGTTCTTGCTAATGAAGGATATCAAATTAGCGGTTCAGATATTGCTGAAAATCCTGTAACTCAGCATTTAGAAACATTAGGCGCTAAAATTGTCATTGGTCATGCTGCTGAAAACGTCCTGAGTGCTAGTGTTGTGGTTATCTCTTCGGCGATTTCTCAGGATAATATAGAAGTTATTGCAGCTAGAGAGGCTCGGATACCAGTGATTCAAAGAGCTGAAATGTTAGCTGAGTTAATGCGTTTTCGATATGGTATTGCTATCGCTGGTACCCATGGTAAAACAACCACTACAGCAATGGTTACTTCTATATATGCAGAAGCTAAACTTGATCCAACTTTTGTTAATGGTGGATTAGTAAAAGCGGCAGGAACACATGCTAGACTAGGTAGTAGCCGTTATTTTATTGCTGAAGCGGATGAAAGTGATGCTTCATTTCTACATTTACAGCCTATGGTCTCTATAGTTACTAATGTCGAACCTGACCATATGGATACCTATCAAGGAAGTGTAGAAAATCTTAAGCAAACCTTTATCTCTTTTTTACGCAATCTTCCTTTTTATGGTTTAGCCGTAATGTGTTATGACGATCCGATTAATCGCGAGTTATTACCAGTGGTTGGTCGTAAAATTATCACCTATGGATTTAGCGAAGAAGCCGATGTAGTAATTAAAAATTATCGCCAAGAAAGAGGTGTTAGCTATTATACCGTTTGCCGTCCAGATAGAGATGATTTACACATTGAATTGAATGCTCCAGGCAAACATAATGCTTTAAATTCTGCGGCAGCGATTATTGCGGCAACAGAGGATGGAATTGATGATGATTCAATTGTACGTGCGCTGGCTAAATTTGCCGGTACTAGTCGACGTTTTGATCTATTAGGTATTTTTCCTTACGGAAATGATAAAGATATAATGATGGTTGATGATTATGGACATCACCCTAGCGAAGTTAATGCTACAATTCAAGCGGCTAGAAATGGCTGGCCAGATCGGCGTTTAGTTATGTTGTTTCAACCGCACAGATATACACGAACTAGGGATCTATTTGATGATTTTGCCCAAGTACTTTCTCAAGTTGATGCATTAGTGATGTTAGATGTTTATTCTGCCGGAGAACAACCTATTGCTGGTGCTGATAGTCGTTCACTTTGTCGTTCAATTCGTAATCGAGGGAAAGTGGATCCAATTTATGTTTCAGATTTAGATCTTGTACCGGAAATTATGAAAGAAATATTACAAGGTGGAGATTTGTTATTAACACAAGGCGCAGGTAGTGTTGGTCGGATTGCCCGTCAATTAGCTGGCAGCCAATTATTTTCAAAAGGGGTTTTATAA
- the ftsA gene encoding cell division protein FtsA — translation MKATEKKLVVGLEVGTSKVLALVGEVLPDGIVNIIGVGHCPSKGVDKGGVNDLESVVKSIQRAVDQAELMADCQISSVYLSLSGKHIRCQNEIGMVPIADEEVTAEDVENVVHTAKSVRILDEHRILHVIAQEYSIDLQEGIKNPIGLSGVRMKAKVHLVTCHNDMARNIVKAVERCGLKVDQLIFSGLASSYAVLTDDEKELGVCVIDIGGGTMDVSVYTGGALRHSVVIPYAGNVVTSDIAYAFGAPPMDAENIKIRYGCAVGSLVGKDEVIDVPSVGGRPSRSLQRQTLADVIEPRYSELLSLVQKELLVLQDELKRQNVKYQLAAGIVLTGGAAQIKGMVECAEKVFQNQVRIGQPLNISGLTDYVQKPYCSTTVGLLHYGKQSLLHDDAKDSNKSSLKGIAKRLTGWFKKEF, via the coding sequence ATGAAAGCAACAGAGAAAAAATTGGTTGTTGGACTTGAAGTTGGCACCTCGAAAGTTCTTGCCCTCGTTGGTGAAGTTCTTCCTGATGGTATTGTCAACATTATTGGTGTTGGACATTGTCCATCAAAAGGCGTTGATAAAGGTGGTGTGAACGATCTTGAATCAGTGGTTAAATCAATCCAACGAGCCGTTGATCAAGCTGAATTAATGGCTGATTGCCAAATATCTTCTGTTTATTTAAGTCTGTCAGGTAAACATATCCGTTGTCAGAATGAAATTGGAATGGTGCCGATTGCAGATGAAGAAGTGACAGCAGAAGATGTTGAAAATGTTGTTCATACCGCTAAATCTGTGCGTATTTTAGATGAACACAGAATTTTACATGTTATTGCCCAAGAGTACTCTATTGATTTACAAGAAGGTATTAAAAACCCAATTGGATTATCTGGTGTAAGAATGAAAGCGAAAGTTCATTTGGTCACCTGCCATAATGATATGGCAAGAAATATAGTTAAAGCAGTAGAACGTTGTGGATTAAAAGTTGATCAGCTTATTTTCTCTGGTTTAGCATCGAGTTATGCCGTATTAACTGATGATGAAAAAGAGTTAGGTGTTTGCGTCATAGATATAGGTGGCGGAACAATGGATGTCTCAGTTTATACTGGTGGAGCATTACGTCATTCTGTAGTTATTCCTTATGCTGGTAATGTTGTTACCAGTGATATTGCTTACGCATTTGGTGCACCACCAATGGATGCAGAAAATATTAAAATTCGTTATGGATGTGCTGTTGGTTCACTAGTAGGTAAAGATGAAGTTATTGATGTTCCAAGTGTGGGTGGACGTCCGTCTCGTTCATTACAGCGACAAACATTAGCTGATGTCATTGAGCCTCGTTATTCAGAGCTTTTATCACTAGTCCAAAAAGAGCTATTAGTATTACAAGACGAGCTTAAAAGACAGAATGTTAAATATCAATTGGCAGCAGGAATTGTGTTAACAGGCGGTGCTGCTCAAATTAAAGGTATGGTTGAATGTGCTGAAAAAGTTTTTCAAAATCAAGTGCGTATTGGCCAACCTTTAAATATTTCAGGATTAACTGATTATGTACAAAAACCATATTGTTCAACAACTGTAGGGTTATTGCATTATGGTAAACAAAGTTTATTACATGATGATGCTAAAGACAGCAATAAATCATCATTAAAAGGGATAGCTAAACGTTTGACCGGTTGGTTCAAAAAAGAATTTTAG
- the murG gene encoding undecaprenyldiphospho-muramoylpentapeptide beta-N-acetylglucosaminyltransferase, translated as MKKLLVMAGGTGGHVFPGIAVAHYLMKQGWQVRWLGTADRMEAHLVPENGIDIDFIQISGLRGKGKMALLKAPYKILKAVLQARKILKNYRPDVVLGMGGYVSGPGGIAAKSLGIPVVLHEQNGIAGLTNKSLAKIATRVLQAFPTAFPNAEVVGNPVRSDLLTIEEPRERFKDRQGPIRVLIMGGSQGAKVINDVVPQVITRLSDKYVVWHQTGKGMLDEVLKSYQHGDMTNNRVTEFITDVKEAYDWADIVICRSGALTVSEIEVVGIGAIFVPFMHKDRQQFWNAKSLADIGAAKIIEQPDFNVDSLFSLLEHLSREDLVEMAIKAKSLSIINSTERVAETLISVVK; from the coding sequence ATGAAAAAATTATTAGTCATGGCTGGTGGAACCGGTGGTCATGTATTTCCAGGTATTGCCGTTGCTCATTATTTAATGAAGCAAGGTTGGCAAGTGAGATGGCTAGGCACTGCTGATCGTATGGAAGCACATTTAGTGCCAGAAAATGGTATTGATATTGATTTTATTCAAATATCAGGCTTGCGAGGAAAAGGTAAAATGGCCTTATTAAAGGCGCCTTACAAAATATTAAAAGCGGTTTTGCAAGCAAGAAAGATCTTAAAAAATTATCGTCCTGATGTCGTTTTAGGTATGGGAGGATATGTTTCCGGACCGGGAGGAATTGCGGCTAAATCTCTAGGTATTCCAGTTGTATTACATGAACAAAATGGTATAGCAGGTTTAACTAACAAATCCTTAGCTAAAATTGCGACCAGAGTTTTACAAGCTTTTCCAACAGCATTTCCTAATGCAGAAGTTGTTGGAAATCCTGTTCGTAGTGATTTATTAACAATTGAAGAACCACGCGAAAGATTTAAAGATCGACAAGGCCCAATTAGAGTCTTGATTATGGGCGGAAGTCAAGGAGCTAAGGTCATTAATGATGTTGTACCTCAAGTAATTACAAGATTATCTGATAAGTATGTTGTTTGGCATCAAACAGGAAAAGGTATGTTAGATGAAGTACTTAAATCATATCAGCATGGTGATATGACAAATAATCGTGTGACAGAATTTATAACAGATGTAAAAGAAGCTTATGATTGGGCTGATATCGTAATTTGCCGTAGTGGAGCATTAACTGTAAGTGAGATTGAAGTTGTTGGTATTGGAGCTATTTTTGTACCATTTATGCATAAAGATCGCCAACAATTTTGGAATGCGAAATCTTTAGCAGATATTGGTGCGGCAAAGATAATTGAACAACCAGATTTCAATGTTGATTCTCTATTTTCGTTACTTGAACATTTGAGTCGCGAAGATTTAGTTGAAATGGCTATTAAAGCAAAAAGTTTATCAATTATAAATTCGACGGAAAGAGTAGCCGAAACGCTTATTTCGGTGGTAAAATAG
- the mraY gene encoding phospho-N-acetylmuramoyl-pentapeptide-transferase has protein sequence MLVWISEYLVKYFTFFNVISYLTVRAILALLTSLTISLIMGQKVIDWLQKLQIGQVIRNDGPESHLSKKGTPTMGGTLILASISISVFLWADLRNPYVWVTLFVLLGYGIVGFADDYLKVIRKNTAGLIARWKYFWQSVIALIVAFGLYAYGKDSSVTVLVVPFFKDVMPQLGLWFILLTYVVIVGAGNAVNLTDGLDGLAIMPTVFVAAGFALVSWATGNVNFAAYLHIPYIKFSGELMIVCTAIIGAGLGFLWFNTYPAMVFMGDVGSLALGGVFGIISVLLRQEFLLLVMGGIFVIETLSVILQVGSFKLRGKRIFRMAPIHHHYELKGWPEPRVIVRFWIISLMLVVIGLLTLKLR, from the coding sequence ATGTTGGTGTGGATATCAGAATATTTAGTTAAATATTTTACTTTCTTTAATGTTATTTCTTATCTTACGGTAAGGGCTATTTTAGCGCTATTAACTTCATTGACCATTTCGCTAATTATGGGGCAAAAAGTCATTGATTGGTTACAAAAATTGCAGATTGGTCAAGTTATCCGTAATGATGGTCCGGAATCTCATTTAAGTAAAAAAGGAACACCAACAATGGGGGGAACGCTTATATTGGCCTCCATTTCAATTTCCGTATTTTTATGGGCTGATCTGCGAAATCCTTATGTTTGGGTAACATTATTTGTATTACTTGGTTATGGTATTGTTGGTTTTGCAGATGATTATTTAAAAGTTATACGCAAAAATACTGCGGGGCTAATTGCTCGATGGAAATATTTTTGGCAGTCAGTTATTGCATTAATTGTTGCTTTTGGTCTTTATGCTTATGGAAAAGATAGTTCTGTTACAGTTCTAGTTGTTCCATTCTTTAAAGATGTGATGCCACAATTAGGATTGTGGTTTATTTTACTAACTTATGTCGTCATAGTTGGCGCTGGTAATGCAGTAAATTTGACCGATGGTCTCGATGGATTGGCAATTATGCCAACAGTTTTTGTTGCTGCTGGTTTTGCACTTGTTTCTTGGGCAACTGGTAATGTTAATTTTGCTGCCTATTTACATATTCCATATATTAAATTTAGTGGCGAATTAATGATTGTTTGTACTGCAATTATTGGTGCTGGTCTTGGTTTTTTATGGTTTAACACTTATCCGGCAATGGTCTTTATGGGCGATGTCGGTTCATTAGCTTTAGGTGGTGTGTTTGGTATCATTTCTGTTTTGCTTAGACAAGAGTTCTTATTGTTAGTTATGGGGGGAATTTTTGTTATTGAAACCTTATCTGTAATTTTACAAGTAGGATCCTTTAAATTAAGAGGTAAACGAATTTTTCGAATGGCACCAATTCATCATCACTATGAATTAAAAGGTTGGCCTGAACCAAGAGTTATTGTTCGGTTTTGGATTATTTCACTGATGTTAGTGGTAATTGGGTTATTAACTTTGAAATTACGCTAA
- a CDS encoding D-alanine--D-alanine ligase: MVDKVAVLYGGTSAEREVSLKSGQAVLAGLKANGIDAHLVDTKEYCITNLKQDGFSKAFVILHGRGGEDGITQAILTYQNIPYTGSDVLSSALTMDKLKTKLVWKSLGLPVADYVMVDKSQSIDVDNIIKQLGLPLFVKPSHEGSSVGMSRVNQADELKAAVDIAFKYDNTVMIESFLAGPEFTVAIVGDDVLPAIYIKPATNFYDYDAKYLSDKTQYFCPSGLSDAKEQEIRKLALDAYKAVGCRGWGRVDIMFDENEKPYLLEVNTAPGMTNHSLVPMAAKEYGWSFSDLVNRILQLATI; this comes from the coding sequence ATGGTTGATAAAGTTGCTGTATTGTATGGAGGAACCTCTGCTGAACGTGAAGTATCACTAAAATCAGGACAAGCTGTTCTAGCAGGATTAAAAGCAAATGGTATTGATGCTCATCTTGTTGATACAAAAGAGTATTGTATAACTAATTTAAAACAAGATGGTTTTTCAAAAGCATTTGTTATTTTGCATGGACGAGGTGGTGAAGATGGTATTACCCAAGCTATTTTAACTTATCAAAATATTCCTTATACCGGAAGTGATGTTTTATCCTCAGCATTAACTATGGATAAGTTAAAAACCAAACTAGTGTGGAAATCACTTGGTTTACCTGTTGCTGATTATGTAATGGTTGATAAATCACAATCAATTGATGTTGATAATATAATTAAACAACTTGGCTTACCATTGTTTGTTAAACCTAGCCATGAAGGTTCAAGTGTCGGTATGTCAAGAGTTAATCAAGCAGATGAATTAAAAGCAGCTGTTGATATTGCCTTTAAATATGATAATACTGTAATGATCGAATCATTTTTAGCTGGTCCAGAGTTTACTGTAGCTATTGTTGGTGATGATGTTTTACCTGCAATTTACATTAAACCCGCTACCAATTTTTATGATTATGATGCAAAGTATTTGTCAGATAAAACCCAATATTTTTGTCCAAGTGGATTAAGTGATGCTAAAGAACAAGAAATTCGTAAATTGGCATTAGACGCTTATAAAGCCGTAGGATGTAGAGGTTGGGGACGAGTCGATATTATGTTTGATGAAAATGAAAAGCCATATTTGCTTGAGGTAAATACTGCTCCAGGCATGACAAATCATAGCTTGGTTCCAATGGCGGCAAAAGAATATGGCTGGTCATTCAGTGATTTGGTTAACCGTATTTTACAATTAGCAACCATTTAA